AAAACTGGGCAGTTTCTTATTTGTGGAGTTCTAATGTTGTTTACTTTCCCAATTTTATAAGTGATTTTAATGATTCGGAAGAAGAAATAAAGTTAAATGGCATTGACGGAAAAAGAATTGTGTGTGTCGCCAATTTACGTCCACAGAAAAACCACAAATTGCTGATTGAAACAGCATCTATAATTAGAGATAAATTTCCCGATTGGAGTTTTCATTTATTTGGAAAAGATTTTAAAGATTCTTATTCAGCACAATTATTTCAAAAAATAGAAAAACTGAAACTTCAGGATTCTATTTTCTTTTATGGAAGTATCAATAATGTTGGACAAGTTTTAAAACAATGTGATATTGCTGTGCTTCCGTCATTATCAGAAGGACTTCCGTTAGCTGTTTTAGAATATGGGTTATATAAACTTCCGGTTGTGGCAACCCATGTAGGCGAAATAAAGAAAGTCATCACTTCTCATCATCACGGAATAATTACAGAGTCAGATAATCTTTCCGAATTCAGCAGTGCTGTTGAAAGATTAATTACTCATGTTGATGAAAGACAGGCAAAAGGAGTGAATCTCCATAAATTTGTTGAATTAAATTACAGCGAGCAATCTATTATACAAGAATATGTTTTATGGATAAAATCTTTGCCTAATTTTGCCGACAATAATTCTCATAAATGAAGAACGCCAAAATCTCGTATAATTTTCTAATAATTTTTCATGCATTAATTGCCTTGGCAGTTTTTGTATTGCCATTGCTATCTAAATTATATGCGCTGTTAATTGTTGTGGTGGGTTTTTATGTGGTTTACAAAACCAGAAATAAAAACAATGAAGTTTTAATAGTAGCAGCTTATTTAGTGGGAGTTGAGGTTTTTCTTCGAATGACAGGCGGAAATTTGAATAATGAATATGTCAAATTTATGGCTATCTTTTTTATGCTTGTCGGTATGGTGTACAGCAACTTTTCGAGTAATATTTTCATTTACATTGTTTTTTTGATTTTACTTATACCGGGAGTTTTAATGGCAATTGGCCAAGCAGATTTTGTTATAGATTTAAAAAAAGTATTAGTGTTTAATTTATCAGGTCCCGTCTGCCTTGCTTTTTGCTCTATTTATACTTTTAATCGGAGAATCTCATTTTCGCAGCTTCAGAATATCTTTTTAGCAATGGGACTTCCTGTTATTACGACTACTGTATATTTATTTTTATATACGCCAAGTGTAAAAGATGTAGTTACTGGAACACAATCTAATTTTGAAACATCTGGAGGATTTGGACCTAATCAGGTTTCGACCATTTTAGGATTAGGAATGTTTATATTTTTTACACAGCTTATTTTGTTTTCCAAAAACAAAATTGAAATGCTGATAAACGGCGGTTTATTTGTATTTATGAGTTATAGAGGTGTTGTAACATTTTCACGAGGCGGGATTTTAACGGCTATTGTTATGATTCTTTGCCTGCTGGTTATATTGTATCGCTTGTCTAATACAAAAGGGAAAGTCAAATTTAGTTATGTTTTTATTTTAACAGGTTTGATGGTTGTCGGGATATGGACTTATTCGTCTATGCAGACAAACGGACTTATTGAAAAACGTTATGCTAATAAAGACGCGTTAGGTAGAGACAAAAAAGACCGACTAGGGGGAAGGGAGGAAATTATGGATGCAGAAATAAAATTGTTTCTAGAAGAACCTGTTATGGGAGTAGGTGCAGGTTTAAGTAAATACCGAAGAATAAAACTTTTAGGAGAAGAAGTAGCTTCGCACAATGAAATAACCAGAATGCTAAGTGAACATGGAATTTTTGGTCTTTTTGGTCTACTTATACTATTTATAACTCCTTTAATTTTATACATTAATAACCGACAGCATTTGTATTTCTTGTCCTGTTTTGCTTTTTGGCTGTTAACGATAAACCATGCCGCCATGCGAACGGCTGCGCCAGCCTTTGTTTATGCATTATGTCTGTTGTCTGTTCAAATGAAAAATCCCGAAAAAGAGCCAAACCAATAGATTAATTTCTGTTTTTTATAATATTTTTGCTTCTAGTTAAGCCCATTAAATCTAAAAATATATGCGTTCAAAAAATAAAATGCATTTCGAAATCTCAGAACGAAAAGTATTGCTTGTTGCTTTTGATGTTTTCTTTGTGCTGTTGGCATTGTATTTTTTGAATATACTTTTCGAGTACCAATATTTCGCCTTTAACAACGATACAATTTACAGGCCTTTTATATTTGTGGGGTATTTTTGCATTTTTGCTACAATTTTCGAAATGTACAATTTACAGGTGGCTAGTAATCAGCTGCAAATTCTTAAAAGTGTTATCCTTGCTGTCTCAACTACGATACTTATATACCTTCTTACACCTGTTTTATCACCAGAACTTCCTAAACAGCGTTTGACCATTTTAATATTTTATCTGACGATATCGGGAATAATATTATTATGGCGTTTTTTTTATGCTTTCTTTCTGGCTTCGCATCGTTTTTTTCAAAATGTGATTTTAATCTGCGATAAAGATCAAGTAGAAGAATTAGTACTTGGACTTGAAAATGTCGATCCCAATTACAAAATAATAGGTTTTGTTAATTCCGATTCAAATTCTGAAGTAGACGCAGGATTTCATTACGTAAAAGAAATCAAAAAAGAAGATTTAGAGAATTACGTATTTGAAAATAATGTAGCCGAAATTGTAATTGCTTCCAAAAAAACAGATGGTATTACTGCCGATCTATATCAGCAATTATTACATCTATTAGAATCAGGAAATGTAATTCGTGAATATACTCAGGTTTACGAAAGCAAAACACAACGTATTCCAGTTCAATACATCGCAAGAGATTTTTATCGTTTTTTCCCCTTCAGCCGAAGCAACAATAATAAACTGTATTTGTTTTTAATACGTTTTATAGAATTGGTTTTTTCTTTCACGGGACTTTTAATCTGTATTTTGTTTATTCCGTTTATTTTTCTGGGAAATCTTTTAGGAAATAGAGGAAGTTTGTTTTATACACAGGATCGTGTTGGGCAGAATGGTGTAATTTTCAAGATTTATAAATTCAGAACCATGATTAAAGCTTCGGAAACGAACGGGGCTGTTTTTGCTACTTCAGATGACCGGCGCATTACACCATTTGGAAAATTTATGCGTAAATCAAGAATAGACGAACTACCTCAGTTTTTTAATGTTTTAAAAGGCGATATGGCCGTAATTGGACCAAGACCCGAAAGACCATTTTTTGTGGAAGAAATCGCTAGAATAATGCCTTTTTATGAAACGCGTCATGTAATAAAACCAGGACTTACCGGTTGGGCACAAGTTAATTATTCATACGGAGAATCGATTGAAGAAAGTTTGATAAAACTCCAATACGATCTTTACTACATCAAACACCGAAGTGTTTTTCTCGACTTAAGCATTACTTTTAAAACGATTACTACCGTTTTATTTTACAGAGGACAATAAATTATATAATTATTGGAATAGGTTTTTTGTTTCTAATGATAACTCTCACCAAAACAAAACCACTTGTAATAATCATTGGCAGCACAATAAAAAAGTGCGCTTTATTAATCATAAACAAGCTGTACACAATTAAGAACATTAAGTGTAATACGGCGAATCTGTAAGTCCATTTTTTGTTCTTTATAAGAGAAAGAATAATTAAAATCAACAATAACGGACTAAATAAAAGTACGTTGTAATTCATCGCCAGTTCTTGGTGGAAAGAATAAAATCCAACTCCAACAAAAAAGAATCCCATTAAAGATAAAATCAAAAGATAGATTTTATCTACGATTTTGTTATGTGCCAAAACTACAAATCCTAAGATAAAAAGATACGTATAAATATTATTCCAAAATGATGTTGGGGTTTCTTTTTCAAAACTTAATAATGTTTTGCTTTCTCCTGCTAAAAGATGGCCTTGAAAAGTGGTTTCTTCTAAACTTTTCTTCAATTCAAAAGGCAGAAAAATTCGAGTTCCCATTTGGTCAACTTTAGTTCCGAAAATAATACTCGTTCCTAACTGATCGTAAAAATGACCTTTAAAATACGGAAATAAAATAGAGCGATAGGTTTTGTCAGTATCCACAGTTTTTACAATTACATTTCCGTTTAAAGTCGAATTAATCACATCAACAACCATTGAAGTACAATTTTTGTCAATGAATTTATAAGTGTAATAACGTTCTTCAGATAAAAGAACAGCATTTAATTTATCAAAAAGCTTCTGTTTTAAATCTTGGGAAAGAAGCAATTCCTGTTCAAAAACACTTCTTTTTTCAGAAGTATAATCATTTATAAAATCGGCAAAAGAATGAACAACTACAAAATATTGTAAGTCGCCTTTTGCAAATTTGGCAACAAAATTTGGTGTGCTGAAATCAAATGCGCCATAATTATAAACAACGTCAAGATTATTAATAGGATCAGCTACGCGAATAGCAGTGTGTCCAAAATAAGAATACGTTTCATTACCTAATCCGCAGGTTATTACACTGATTTTAGCATATTTTGATAAAGGAATACTTTGACTGAAACCCAGCGTAAAACTTAGTAATAGTAAACAAAAAAGTGTTTTTTGTAAAATGACTTTTTTCATAATTTGAAATTTTGAAGTGTAACGCTTCTGTAATTATTATCTAAAAATACCCAAATCGACTTTTATCGAAAAAATATTCGAATACAAAGCCGCACTTTGGTTTCCTAAATCTGTTAAAGCATAATCAACCTGAATGCCTTTGTATTTAAAACCTAATCCAATATTAGGCTGAAAACTCAATTTCTCGGTATTGTCGAGCTGCATTACATTTTGAAAATTTCCGGCGCCTGCTCTTAAAAATACCAGATCAGTATAGCCAAATTCAAAGCCAATGGCAGGATCTATGCTTACGACTTTAGACGAAATAATATCATTAGTCTGTTCAAAACGCATATTTAAATTGGACGCTGCTAAAAGACTATAATCGTTGTGGAATTCAAATTTTCTAGAAACTCCCAGTTGTGCTTTTGGCAATGTAATTTCGGTGCTTTCAGGTAATTCGTTGTTTTCTACCGGAATAGCATTCGCAATCTTTGCATATTCTTCTTCATCAATATTCCAAACATTATACGTTGTAGTAATATCTCGAAGCATTAATCCGAATTTCCAGTCATTGTGATCGAATTGAAGTCCAACATCAAAACCAAATCCCCATGAATTGGCAAATTTACCAATAACCCTGCGGATAATTTTTGCGTTTACTCCGTATTGAAATCCTTCTATTGGCAGTTTTCTGGCGTATGAAAAAGTAAAACCGTAATCAGCTGTCGAAAACAATCGGATTCGGGTGTAATCAATATTTCCTTGATTGTCGATTAACTGTGTTGTATCCATGATGTCATCGACACCAAAACGAATCATCGAAATTCCCCAAGCGCTTCGATCGTCAATTGGACTTGCATAGCCTATAAAATCATATTGGGCAATATTGGCAAAATAACTGGCATGCATTAACGAAAGCTGATGGTCTTCAAGATTGGTCAAACCAGCGGGATTCCAATAAACAGAATTAACATCGTTTGTAGAAGCAGTAACAGCGCTCGACATTCCTAATGCAGCTGCATCGACACCAATATTCATAAACTCATTCGAGTATTTTCGAACAGTTTGTGCGTACTGTGCAGTAAAAATCAAAAATAACGAAAACGCTAAAAGTTTCTTCAAAAGTTAGTTTTTTGCAGACTAAAGTCTGTTTTTAAAATTCCATCAAAAATATAATATTTTACTCATCTAATTCTTCCTTTTAATAAATATTGCGAAAGTTTAATACTAAAATCAATTAACCAGTAACTTATAATCCAGATGTAAATAATTTATGTGCTAGTGCAAACTATTTATACGATTTGTGTAAATGTCATCATATTTTATGCGAAATTTGTCATTCATAATTTATCAAAATCAAACCATGAATATCAAAAAACACATTCCAAACCTAATTACATTAATCAATCTTTTTTGTGGCTGTGTAGCTATTGTTTTTATTTCAAAAGCCGATTATGAAATGGCTTTTTATATGGTTTGTCTTGGGATTTTCTTTGATTTTTTTGATGGTTTTTTCGCCCGATTATTTAAAGTTTCCAGTCCGCTTGGGCTTCAGTTAGATTCTTTGGC
This is a stretch of genomic DNA from Flavobacterium endoglycinae. It encodes these proteins:
- a CDS encoding glycosyltransferase — protein: MRIVQIIDSLEAGGAEKMAVNYANALANTIEFSGLVTTRKEGLLLSQLNKNVSYLFLNKKGKIDLSAVFRLRKYLKENKVNVIHAHSSSFFTAVLVKLTLLKIKIIWHDHYGISQDLKQRKSTSLKISSLFFSGIISVNDALKNWAVSYLWSSNVVYFPNFISDFNDSEEEIKLNGIDGKRIVCVANLRPQKNHKLLIETASIIRDKFPDWSFHLFGKDFKDSYSAQLFQKIEKLKLQDSIFFYGSINNVGQVLKQCDIAVLPSLSEGLPLAVLEYGLYKLPVVATHVGEIKKVITSHHHGIITESDNLSEFSSAVERLITHVDERQAKGVNLHKFVELNYSEQSIIQEYVLWIKSLPNFADNNSHK
- a CDS encoding O-antigen ligase family protein, yielding MKNAKISYNFLIIFHALIALAVFVLPLLSKLYALLIVVVGFYVVYKTRNKNNEVLIVAAYLVGVEVFLRMTGGNLNNEYVKFMAIFFMLVGMVYSNFSSNIFIYIVFLILLIPGVLMAIGQADFVIDLKKVLVFNLSGPVCLAFCSIYTFNRRISFSQLQNIFLAMGLPVITTTVYLFLYTPSVKDVVTGTQSNFETSGGFGPNQVSTILGLGMFIFFTQLILFSKNKIEMLINGGLFVFMSYRGVVTFSRGGILTAIVMILCLLVILYRLSNTKGKVKFSYVFILTGLMVVGIWTYSSMQTNGLIEKRYANKDALGRDKKDRLGGREEIMDAEIKLFLEEPVMGVGAGLSKYRRIKLLGEEVASHNEITRMLSEHGIFGLFGLLILFITPLILYINNRQHLYFLSCFAFWLLTINHAAMRTAAPAFVYALCLLSVQMKNPEKEPNQ
- a CDS encoding sugar transferase, producing MRSKNKMHFEISERKVLLVAFDVFFVLLALYFLNILFEYQYFAFNNDTIYRPFIFVGYFCIFATIFEMYNLQVASNQLQILKSVILAVSTTILIYLLTPVLSPELPKQRLTILIFYLTISGIILLWRFFYAFFLASHRFFQNVILICDKDQVEELVLGLENVDPNYKIIGFVNSDSNSEVDAGFHYVKEIKKEDLENYVFENNVAEIVIASKKTDGITADLYQQLLHLLESGNVIREYTQVYESKTQRIPVQYIARDFYRFFPFSRSNNNKLYLFLIRFIELVFSFTGLLICILFIPFIFLGNLLGNRGSLFYTQDRVGQNGVIFKIYKFRTMIKASETNGAVFATSDDRRITPFGKFMRKSRIDELPQFFNVLKGDMAVIGPRPERPFFVEEIARIMPFYETRHVIKPGLTGWAQVNYSYGESIEESLIKLQYDLYYIKHRSVFLDLSITFKTITTVLFYRGQ
- a CDS encoding lipoprotein N-acyltransferase Lnb domain-containing protein gives rise to the protein MKKVILQKTLFCLLLLSFTLGFSQSIPLSKYAKISVITCGLGNETYSYFGHTAIRVADPINNLDVVYNYGAFDFSTPNFVAKFAKGDLQYFVVVHSFADFINDYTSEKRSVFEQELLLSQDLKQKLFDKLNAVLLSEERYYTYKFIDKNCTSMVVDVINSTLNGNVIVKTVDTDKTYRSILFPYFKGHFYDQLGTSIIFGTKVDQMGTRIFLPFELKKSLEETTFQGHLLAGESKTLLSFEKETPTSFWNNIYTYLFILGFVVLAHNKIVDKIYLLILSLMGFFFVGVGFYSFHQELAMNYNVLLFSPLLLILIILSLIKNKKWTYRFAVLHLMFLIVYSLFMINKAHFFIVLPMIITSGFVLVRVIIRNKKPIPIII
- a CDS encoding putative type IX sorting system protein PorV2; protein product: MKKLLAFSLFLIFTAQYAQTVRKYSNEFMNIGVDAAALGMSSAVTASTNDVNSVYWNPAGLTNLEDHQLSLMHASYFANIAQYDFIGYASPIDDRSAWGISMIRFGVDDIMDTTQLIDNQGNIDYTRIRLFSTADYGFTFSYARKLPIEGFQYGVNAKIIRRVIGKFANSWGFGFDVGLQFDHNDWKFGLMLRDITTTYNVWNIDEEEYAKIANAIPVENNELPESTEITLPKAQLGVSRKFEFHNDYSLLAASNLNMRFEQTNDIISSKVVSIDPAIGFEFGYTDLVFLRAGAGNFQNVMQLDNTEKLSFQPNIGLGFKYKGIQVDYALTDLGNQSAALYSNIFSIKVDLGIFR